In a single window of the Halococcus salifodinae DSM 8989 genome:
- a CDS encoding AAA family ATPase encodes MSERTPSAFNDVTETDVRQAFESEDYVAGDNIVTTVELVLRLGKPLLVEGEPGAGKTELAKVLAGGLDAELVRLQCYEGLTTESALYEWNYTKQLLSMQTAEGTADADESMFSEEYLLERPLLRSLRGDSPRVLLIDEVDRADEEFEALLLEILSDFQVSVPELGTVSATTPPVVVITSNRTRGLSDALKRRCLFLHVAPPSFEKERAILERKVPELDGAVAAELCAIAGRLREEPLLKPPGAAETIDWARAVAALRHESENGTLSHEEIQNTLGCLLKEIKDVERVDDDLLATLCDAAETARAEAD; translated from the coding sequence ATGAGCGAACGAACGCCCTCGGCGTTCAATGACGTAACCGAGACCGATGTTCGGCAGGCCTTCGAGAGTGAGGACTACGTTGCCGGCGATAATATCGTTACCACAGTTGAGTTGGTGCTTCGTCTCGGTAAACCCCTGCTCGTGGAAGGCGAACCCGGAGCCGGCAAGACCGAACTCGCCAAAGTCCTCGCGGGTGGGCTCGACGCCGAACTGGTTCGCCTCCAGTGTTACGAGGGACTCACCACAGAAAGTGCGCTGTACGAGTGGAACTACACGAAGCAACTGCTCTCGATGCAGACAGCGGAGGGGACCGCCGACGCGGACGAGTCGATGTTTAGCGAGGAGTACCTCTTAGAGCGGCCTCTGCTGCGCTCGTTGCGGGGCGACAGCCCACGGGTACTCCTCATCGACGAGGTGGATAGGGCTGACGAGGAGTTCGAGGCGCTGTTGCTCGAAATTCTCTCGGATTTTCAGGTGAGCGTGCCCGAACTCGGCACGGTGAGCGCGACAACACCGCCAGTCGTCGTCATCACCTCGAACCGCACGAGAGGACTGAGTGACGCGCTGAAGCGCCGGTGTCTGTTTTTGCACGTCGCGCCACCGTCGTTCGAGAAAGAGCGGGCGATTCTCGAACGCAAAGTCCCCGAACTCGATGGAGCAGTCGCCGCTGAATTGTGTGCGATAGCCGGACGGCTCCGCGAAGAACCACTGCTCAAACCACCGGGAGCAGCAGAAACCATCGACTGGGCGCGGGCGGTCGCCGCCCTCCGTCACGAAAGCGAGAACGGAACCCTGAGCCACGAGGAAATCCAGAACACGTTGGGTTGTCTGCTGAAGGAAATCAAAGACGTAGAGCGCGTCGATGACGACCTGCTCGCAACACTCTGCGACGCCGCAGAAACCGCCCGCGCGGAGGCAGACTGA
- a CDS encoding XdhC family protein, producing the protein MTNTSWKMTETEVLSAIGETLDRDVDAVLATIIDVEGSAYRRPGAKMLIEGDDSAGSLTAGCLEDEVRGLAGDVLDAGQPRIETYDLTGDDDIWGLGMGCNGIITVLLEPLDESYRPVVERVTNGGDCGVVTVTDGDRPLGERGFYDPETEFSDNLPGWLCEELREPTATLLERGKTDTVGVETDDGTVEVFVEGIEAPSNLVVVGSGPDVNPVVELAKQVDFQVTVVTFRGALSSGENFPAADAVRATSPTDIGDNIEFDDDTYVIVMTHNFIDDRLAVEDLIDTPVQYIGLMGPQERFEEMLEDFADESVEITEDDTSRIYTPIGLDLGGDSPHQIAYSIVAEALAIANNRSPQHLTDREGPIHDRIEVPLAE; encoded by the coding sequence ATGACAAACACGAGCTGGAAAATGACCGAAACCGAGGTACTGTCCGCCATCGGCGAGACACTCGACCGAGACGTCGACGCCGTGCTGGCGACGATCATTGATGTCGAAGGGAGCGCCTACCGTCGTCCCGGCGCGAAAATGCTCATCGAGGGCGACGACAGTGCTGGCAGCCTCACTGCCGGCTGTCTCGAAGACGAGGTCAGGGGACTCGCTGGCGACGTCCTTGACGCTGGCCAGCCCCGTATCGAAACCTACGACCTCACCGGCGATGATGACATCTGGGGTCTCGGCATGGGCTGTAACGGGATTATTACCGTCCTCCTCGAACCGCTCGATGAGAGCTATCGGCCGGTTGTAGAGCGCGTGACGAACGGCGGCGACTGCGGTGTCGTGACCGTCACTGATGGCGACCGCCCGCTCGGAGAGCGTGGTTTTTACGACCCGGAGACGGAATTTTCAGACAACCTGCCCGGCTGGCTGTGTGAAGAACTTCGGGAGCCGACGGCGACCCTCCTCGAACGGGGGAAGACGGACACAGTGGGCGTCGAAACCGACGACGGGACCGTTGAGGTGTTCGTCGAGGGCATCGAAGCACCGTCGAATCTCGTCGTGGTCGGATCGGGACCCGATGTCAATCCGGTGGTGGAACTCGCAAAACAGGTCGATTTTCAGGTCACAGTCGTCACCTTCCGCGGTGCACTTTCAAGCGGTGAGAACTTCCCCGCGGCCGACGCCGTTCGCGCGACCTCGCCGACGGACATCGGGGACAACATCGAGTTCGATGACGACACCTATGTGATCGTGATGACCCACAACTTTATCGATGACCGCCTCGCGGTCGAAGATCTCATCGACACACCCGTTCAGTATATCGGTCTGATGGGTCCACAGGAGCGCTTCGAGGAGATGCTTGAGGACTTCGCCGATGAAAGTGTCGAGATTACCGAAGACGATACGAGTCGCATCTATACGCCCATCGGTCTCGACCTCGGTGGCGATTCACCTCACCAGATAGCCTATAGTATCGTTGCCGAGGCGCTTGCCATTGCAAACAATCGGAGCCCACAGCATCTCACAGATCGTGAAGGACCTATCCACGACCGAATCGAAGTGCCTCTGGCCGAGTGA